A portion of the Flavobacterium magnum genome contains these proteins:
- a CDS encoding OmpA family protein — translation MRIILLTILLLRFVPCLSQESFAVYFDSNQFSLTQKERARLDHWIAANKESKIVAVNGYTDEDGTTGFNDTLAKKRVDFIVSLLKGNINIRDDFKTRSFGETFQSSRIKAENRKVTIYYLLAKDLHRENEILGIVPKSEVPKPKVRQPIRFPTNIAIDNPNGTKTSVQLDTLFMQKVNLAKAGDKLQIENLNFRINTFIVVPESVPKMYELLLVLQSNPDLNIRILGHLCCMPSDKQDLSTQRAKAVYSFLTAYGIPKDRLSYKGLGVTQPLFPIPEKNEAERAANRRVEIEIIAN, via the coding sequence ATGAGAATCATCCTGCTAACCATATTGCTGCTGCGCTTCGTTCCCTGCCTTTCTCAGGAATCCTTCGCTGTATATTTTGACAGCAACCAGTTTTCCTTGACCCAAAAAGAGCGCGCCCGCCTTGATCATTGGATTGCAGCAAACAAGGAGTCGAAAATTGTGGCCGTGAACGGCTACACCGATGAAGACGGCACCACCGGATTCAATGACACGCTCGCAAAAAAAAGGGTTGATTTTATTGTCAGCCTCCTAAAAGGCAACATCAACATCCGCGACGATTTTAAGACCAGGAGCTTCGGCGAGACATTTCAGTCTTCCAGGATAAAAGCCGAAAACCGTAAAGTCACCATTTACTATCTTCTGGCAAAGGACCTCCATCGCGAAAACGAGATCTTGGGCATTGTACCTAAATCGGAAGTGCCAAAACCTAAGGTCCGCCAACCCATCCGGTTCCCGACCAACATTGCCATCGACAACCCCAACGGCACCAAGACATCGGTACAGCTCGATACGCTTTTTATGCAGAAAGTAAACCTGGCCAAAGCCGGCGATAAACTGCAGATTGAAAACCTGAATTTCCGCATCAATACTTTCATTGTTGTCCCGGAATCTGTCCCAAAAATGTATGAACTCCTGCTGGTATTGCAAAGCAATCCCGACCTGAACATCCGCATCCTCGGGCATTTGTGCTGCATGCCCTCAGACAAGCAGGATTTGTCGACACAGCGCGCCAAAGCCGTATACAGTTTCCTGACCGCATACGGAATCCCCAAAGACCGGCTGTCGTACAAAGGCCTCGGGGTAACCCAGCCGTTGTTCCCGATTCCCGAAAAAAATGAGGCCGAGCGTGCCGCAAACCGCCGTGTAGAAATCGAAATCATTGCAAACTGA
- a CDS encoding phosphatidylserine decarboxylase family protein: MALLKFHKEGARIILVACAISVGIVLLADKFIADLWMQKTLQITVLLFLIIILQFFRNPNRTLVVNNNHVIAPVDGKVVVIEEVYESEYFKDNRLQVSIFMSPINVHVTRFPVSGKVKFSKYHPGKFLVAWHPKASEENERTTIVIENKVFGEILYRQIAGALAKRIVNYAKEGMDVVQGEDAGFIKFGSRVDIFLPLGTKVDVKLGQKAIGNRTIIAAKS; encoded by the coding sequence ATGGCTCTTTTAAAATTTCACAAGGAAGGCGCAAGGATTATTTTGGTCGCGTGCGCAATAAGCGTCGGCATTGTTCTTTTGGCCGATAAGTTTATTGCCGATTTATGGATGCAGAAAACCCTCCAGATTACCGTATTGCTTTTCCTGATCATTATCCTCCAGTTTTTCAGGAACCCTAACCGGACGCTGGTTGTAAACAACAACCATGTCATCGCGCCTGTAGATGGCAAAGTGGTGGTGATTGAAGAAGTGTATGAAAGCGAGTATTTCAAGGACAACCGACTGCAGGTTTCCATCTTCATGTCGCCAATCAATGTGCACGTCACGCGTTTTCCGGTCAGCGGTAAAGTGAAGTTCAGCAAATACCATCCCGGGAAGTTCCTCGTCGCGTGGCACCCAAAAGCCAGTGAGGAGAATGAGCGCACGACCATAGTCATTGAAAACAAGGTATTTGGCGAAATCCTGTACAGGCAAATTGCGGGCGCTTTGGCCAAACGTATCGTCAACTACGCGAAAGAAGGCATGGATGTTGTGCAGGGAGAAGATGCCGGATTTATCAAATTTGGTTCCCGCGTTGACATTTTCCTGCCGTTAGGCACGAAAGTGGACGTGAAACTCGGACAAAAAGCCATTGGAAACAGGACCATTATCGCTGCCAAATCCTGA
- a CDS encoding DUF1573 domain-containing protein, whose translation MKRTLFLAVFMVFSIVGFSQSGPKIEFMAKDNTIDYGTVSKESDNGIRSFEFKNTGDAPLKIINVQSTCGCTVPSKPTEDIMPGKTGKIDVKYNMNPGAIRKTITVESNAVNVEGGKIALKIKGEVIAKKEVNLMEKKKSIIEK comes from the coding sequence ATGAAAAGAACATTATTTTTAGCGGTTTTTATGGTGTTTTCGATTGTTGGATTTTCCCAGTCCGGCCCTAAAATCGAGTTCATGGCGAAAGACAATACGATTGATTACGGAACGGTCTCAAAAGAATCCGATAACGGTATCCGGAGTTTCGAGTTTAAGAATACCGGCGATGCACCGTTGAAGATCATCAATGTGCAGTCGACCTGCGGCTGTACGGTACCTTCAAAACCCACGGAAGACATCATGCCGGGCAAAACCGGAAAAATCGACGTAAAATACAATATGAATCCGGGTGCGATCCGTAAGACCATTACGGTCGAGTCGAATGCGGTGAATGTCGAGGGCGGCAAGATTGCACTCAAGATTAAAGGAGAGGTGATCGCTAAGAAAGAAGTGAACCTTATGGAGAAAAAGAAATCGATTATCGAAAAATAA
- a CDS encoding T9SS type A sorting domain-containing protein — MRKNLLIILLFCGGLCNAQSVIQSINSGSVISATATVGVGEIVVIPQNQNQSATGLIGVLAQVNQQFLEVPSLELSDKITVYPNPTVAKVYFESTQSLTKESVSVFNDAGQLVIQKEITPDNAVDLSDLAQGIYLIQLSNEKTKTFKIIKH; from the coding sequence ATGAGAAAAAATTTACTAATCATTTTACTGTTTTGTGGAGGCCTTTGCAACGCGCAGTCGGTCATACAAAGCATCAATTCCGGAAGCGTCATTTCAGCGACAGCGACTGTCGGGGTTGGGGAAATTGTCGTTATCCCGCAGAATCAGAACCAATCGGCCACCGGACTTATCGGTGTATTGGCGCAGGTAAACCAGCAATTTTTGGAAGTCCCGTCTTTGGAATTGTCCGATAAGATCACAGTGTACCCGAATCCTACGGTTGCCAAAGTGTATTTTGAATCAACGCAGAGCCTGACCAAAGAAAGCGTCTCCGTTTTCAATGATGCAGGGCAGCTTGTGATTCAAAAGGAAATTACCCCGGACAATGCCGTGGATTTGTCAGATTTGGCACAGGGCATTTATCTTATCCAACTTTCAAACGAGAAAACAAAAACATTTAAAATCATCAAACACTAA
- a CDS encoding valine--tRNA ligase, translating to MTIPSQFDAKAIEDKWYAYWMKNNYFHSEPDHRTPYTIVIPPPNVTGVLHMGHMLNNTIQDVLIRRARLKGFNACWVPGTDHASIATEAKVVAKLKADGISKNDLSREEFLAHAWEWTDKYGGVILEQLKKLGASCDWERTKFTMDPDMSASVIRSFVDLYNKGLIYRGYRMVNWDPEAKTTLSDEEVIYEEQQGKLYFLKYKIEGTKDFLTVATTRPETIFGDTAVCINPNDERFSHLKGKKAIVPICGRVVPIIEDDYVDMEFGTGCLKVTPAHDVNDKTLGEKHHLDIIDIFNEDATLNAYGLHYEGKDRFAVRTEIAKELEENGDLAKTENHINKVGTSERTKAVIEPRLSDQWFLKMEDLVKPAIKSVLEDNEIKLYPKKFESTYRHWLENIRDWNISRQLWWGQQIPAYYYGPGKEEFVVAETASDALELAKTKTQNPNLQAGDLTQDVDALDTWFSSWLWPMAVFGGVLDPENPDFKYYYPTNDLVTGPDILFFWVARMIIAGYEYTGEKPFTNVYLTGLVRDSQRRKMSKSLGNSPDPLDLIDKFGADGVRVGLLLSASAGNDILFDEELCNQGKAFTHKIWNAFRLIKGWEVAEIPQPESSKTAIEWYEAKLQQTLAEIEDHFEKYRISDALMAIYKLVWDDFCSWFLEMIKPAYQQPIDSATFAKAIEMMENNMKLLHPFMPFLTEEIWQLIAERSKDEALIISAWPEAKPFDSKLITDFNHTIDVISGIRTIRKEKNIPFKDVIALKAVNNEQASTYFDAVVSKLGNIDSFEYVSEKVDGALSFRVKSNEYFVPITGNIDVEAEIKKLTEELEYNKGFLKSVQAKLSNEKFVSGAPEKVIEMERKKETDALAKIAMIEQSLLSLK from the coding sequence ATGACAATCCCATCGCAATTCGACGCCAAAGCCATTGAAGACAAATGGTACGCTTACTGGATGAAAAACAACTATTTCCATTCAGAGCCGGACCACCGTACGCCCTACACCATCGTAATCCCGCCGCCAAACGTCACCGGCGTGCTGCATATGGGCCATATGCTCAACAATACGATCCAGGACGTATTGATCCGCCGCGCACGACTCAAGGGTTTCAATGCCTGCTGGGTTCCGGGAACGGATCATGCTTCGATTGCGACTGAGGCCAAGGTTGTTGCCAAACTCAAGGCGGACGGCATCAGCAAAAACGATTTGTCGCGTGAGGAATTCCTTGCGCATGCCTGGGAATGGACAGACAAATACGGGGGCGTGATCCTCGAGCAGTTGAAGAAACTTGGCGCCTCCTGCGACTGGGAGCGCACAAAATTCACGATGGATCCTGACATGTCTGCATCGGTTATCCGCTCTTTTGTTGATCTGTACAACAAGGGCCTTATTTACCGGGGTTACCGCATGGTCAACTGGGATCCCGAGGCCAAAACGACGCTGTCGGACGAGGAAGTGATTTATGAGGAACAACAGGGAAAACTGTATTTCCTTAAGTATAAGATTGAAGGGACGAAAGATTTCCTGACTGTGGCGACGACACGCCCTGAAACAATTTTCGGTGATACGGCCGTGTGCATCAATCCTAACGATGAACGTTTTTCCCATTTGAAAGGCAAAAAGGCCATCGTTCCCATCTGCGGACGCGTGGTTCCCATCATTGAAGACGATTATGTCGATATGGAATTCGGGACCGGCTGCCTTAAAGTGACGCCTGCCCATGACGTCAATGACAAGACGTTGGGTGAGAAACACCACCTCGACATCATCGATATTTTCAATGAAGACGCCACGCTGAACGCGTACGGACTCCACTACGAAGGGAAAGACCGTTTCGCTGTCCGCACCGAAATCGCAAAAGAACTTGAGGAAAATGGCGATCTGGCTAAAACCGAAAACCACATCAATAAAGTAGGTACTTCGGAACGGACCAAGGCGGTGATTGAACCGCGGCTGTCTGATCAATGGTTCCTGAAAATGGAAGATTTGGTAAAACCTGCGATCAAATCGGTACTGGAAGACAACGAAATCAAATTATATCCAAAGAAATTTGAAAGCACTTACAGGCATTGGCTCGAGAATATCCGCGACTGGAATATTTCGCGTCAGTTGTGGTGGGGGCAGCAAATCCCCGCTTATTATTACGGTCCGGGCAAAGAAGAGTTCGTCGTAGCGGAAACAGCTTCGGACGCGCTGGAACTCGCAAAAACTAAAACGCAAAATCCAAATCTGCAGGCAGGTGATCTAACACAGGATGTGGATGCATTAGATACCTGGTTTTCATCGTGGCTGTGGCCGATGGCGGTTTTCGGCGGTGTCCTGGATCCGGAAAACCCGGATTTCAAATATTATTATCCTACAAATGACCTGGTTACCGGCCCGGACATTTTATTCTTCTGGGTTGCCAGGATGATCATCGCCGGCTACGAATATACCGGTGAAAAGCCGTTTACAAATGTCTACCTGACCGGGCTCGTACGTGACAGCCAGAGACGTAAAATGTCGAAGTCATTAGGGAATTCGCCTGATCCATTGGATCTGATTGATAAATTCGGAGCTGACGGCGTACGTGTGGGATTGTTGCTGAGCGCGTCTGCCGGAAATGACATCCTTTTTGACGAGGAACTGTGCAATCAGGGAAAAGCGTTTACGCATAAGATCTGGAATGCATTCCGACTCATCAAAGGGTGGGAAGTGGCTGAGATTCCGCAGCCGGAATCTTCAAAAACAGCCATCGAATGGTATGAGGCAAAACTGCAGCAGACATTGGCTGAAATCGAAGACCATTTCGAAAAATACCGCATTTCGGATGCATTGATGGCGATTTACAAATTGGTTTGGGACGATTTCTGTTCCTGGTTCCTTGAAATGATCAAGCCGGCATACCAGCAGCCCATCGACAGCGCAACTTTTGCAAAAGCGATCGAGATGATGGAAAACAACATGAAACTGTTGCATCCATTCATGCCGTTTTTGACAGAGGAAATCTGGCAGCTGATCGCAGAACGCAGTAAAGACGAAGCTTTGATCATTTCGGCCTGGCCGGAAGCAAAGCCTTTTGATTCAAAATTAATTACCGATTTCAACCATACGATAGACGTAATTTCAGGAATAAGAACGATCAGGAAAGAAAAAAATATCCCGTTCAAAGATGTGATTGCACTAAAGGCTGTAAATAACGAACAGGCTTCAACCTATTTTGACGCCGTAGTTTCCAAACTCGGCAACATCGATTCGTTCGAATATGTTTCTGAGAAAGTAGATGGCGCACTGTCTTTCCGCGTAAAATCGAATGAATATTTTGTACCGATTACCGGAAATATTGATGTTGAAGCAGAGATCAAAAAACTCACCGAAGAACTCGAATACAACAAAGGCTTCCTAAAATCGGTGCAGGCAAAGCTCTCCAATGAAAAATTCGTGAGCGGTGCACCGGAAAAGGTTATTGAAATGGAAAGGAAGAAAGAAACTGATGCTTTGGCGAAGATCGCGATGATTGAGCAAAGTCTTTTAAGCCTTAAATAA
- a CDS encoding T9SS type A sorting domain-containing protein → MQKFILIFLLGFSICNAQVSFAPYISIPTGSWPEVVCVGDVNNDGRSDVVLGMASYFDTNNDYRIFIFTQDNSGELNPAVKYPYTATSSDIETLDIADVDNDGLNDVVIGFGTKIGIFYQNDSGTLNPITEIVMPNLVKSLKVGDLNNDGLNDIAIAYYANNVATLMQSAGGAFTTASYTCTTAYDAEIHIADLNGDGRQDVVTKSSDQIHVLTQNLSGILDTEAAYAIGSSIWGINGIAVGDLDNDGKSDVAASGGGNSPASKLYIWKQNQTTHLLDSPSIISSYDVPEPIEIGDLNNDGKNEIFEVHGGGSLSCYEQNASGQYTSYDSFPLPYATHYNRQGFALGDFNNDGLKDVAVADYNHGLVLLYNTSVSLSVNPVSKIATVNVYPNPFTDFVNVDFVDNREAGSEILLFDSLGSQILREANPAAANNIDLRNYSSGIYYLKVSGPKGELTKKIIKK, encoded by the coding sequence ATGCAAAAATTTATACTTATTTTTTTATTGGGATTTTCTATTTGCAATGCTCAGGTAAGTTTTGCTCCTTATATTTCAATACCAACAGGCTCATGGCCTGAAGTCGTATGTGTCGGCGATGTAAACAATGACGGGCGCAGCGATGTTGTACTGGGCATGGCTAGTTATTTCGACACAAATAATGATTACCGGATTTTTATTTTCACACAGGATAATTCAGGTGAACTCAATCCAGCGGTAAAATATCCGTATACCGCAACATCGTCAGACATAGAAACACTCGATATCGCTGATGTCGACAATGATGGACTTAACGATGTAGTGATCGGTTTCGGTACCAAAATTGGTATTTTTTACCAGAATGATTCGGGTACACTAAACCCTATAACCGAAATCGTGATGCCGAACCTTGTCAAGAGCCTGAAAGTAGGCGACCTCAATAATGATGGGCTAAACGATATTGCTATCGCTTATTATGCTAATAATGTAGCTACGCTGATGCAATCTGCGGGTGGTGCGTTTACAACAGCATCTTATACCTGTACTACCGCTTATGACGCTGAAATTCATATTGCCGACCTGAATGGGGACGGAAGGCAGGATGTAGTTACAAAATCGTCTGATCAAATCCATGTACTGACCCAGAATTTATCGGGAATATTGGACACCGAGGCTGCCTATGCTATCGGCAGCAGCATTTGGGGCATCAACGGCATAGCAGTAGGAGATTTGGATAACGATGGAAAAAGCGATGTAGCTGCTTCCGGTGGGGGGAATTCACCTGCTTCAAAATTATATATCTGGAAGCAAAACCAGACGACCCATTTGCTGGACAGCCCTTCGATCATTTCGTCTTACGATGTTCCGGAGCCGATAGAAATCGGTGATCTGAATAACGACGGGAAAAATGAGATCTTCGAAGTTCATGGTGGTGGAAGCCTTAGCTGTTATGAGCAAAACGCGTCGGGGCAATATACTTCATATGATTCTTTCCCATTACCTTATGCGACACACTATAACAGGCAGGGTTTTGCGCTGGGTGACTTCAACAACGACGGTTTGAAGGACGTTGCAGTGGCTGATTATAACCACGGACTCGTCCTTTTGTACAATACTTCGGTCTCGTTGTCTGTAAATCCTGTGTCAAAAATCGCAACTGTAAATGTATATCCCAATCCTTTTACTGATTTTGTAAACGTTGATTTCGTTGACAATAGGGAAGCAGGATCCGAAATTTTGCTGTTTGATTCATTAGGGAGTCAGATTTTAAGAGAAGCAAATCCGGCCGCTGCCAATAATATTGACTTGAGAAATTATTCATCCGGAATCTATTATTTAAAAGTCTCGGGACCTAAAGGCGAACTGACCAAAAAGATCATAAAAAAATAA
- a CDS encoding acyl-CoA-binding protein, whose translation MHPEDLNKRFNDAVEIADRMTQSSLPQDVQLRLYAFYKQATFGTIDNSRHASNFDLRNAFKTNAWMQISHLSPDEAKEAYIELIHSLNTSS comes from the coding sequence ATGCACCCCGAAGATTTAAATAAACGCTTTAATGATGCGGTCGAGATTGCTGACCGTATGACACAGTCGTCGCTGCCTCAGGACGTGCAGCTGCGTTTGTATGCGTTTTACAAGCAGGCTACCTTTGGCACCATCGACAACAGCCGCCATGCTTCAAATTTCGACCTGCGCAACGCTTTTAAGACCAATGCCTGGATGCAGATCAGCCACCTTTCGCCGGATGAGGCCAAAGAAGCTTACATTGAATTGATCCACTCACTCAATACATCGTCATGA
- a CDS encoding superoxide dismutase — MKTLRLLLLPFAAAAVFSCNQKKLTEVEVPLPETEVPTKAVVGDPSDVKADEGAFEMVKLLYAYNALAPDIDARTMELHYSKHYLTYTNNLNKALAGTDLEKAPIEDILRKAGTENMPLRNNAGGYYNHSLFWESLSGKGGGQPKDTLALAIAADFGSFENFKTRFTEEATNQFGSGWAWLVVDQNGKLQVTSTPNQDNPLMPGVLVSGKPILALDVWEHAYYIQYQYKRKNYIDAFFNLINWQKVGEKYEEAMKKSS, encoded by the coding sequence ATGAAAACTTTACGTTTGTTGTTATTGCCGTTTGCTGCCGCTGCGGTTTTTTCATGTAACCAAAAGAAACTCACCGAAGTTGAGGTGCCTTTACCTGAAACCGAAGTGCCGACCAAAGCCGTCGTCGGGGATCCGTCCGATGTGAAAGCGGATGAAGGGGCGTTTGAAATGGTGAAATTGCTTTACGCCTACAACGCTTTGGCGCCGGATATCGACGCGCGAACTATGGAACTGCATTACTCAAAGCACTATCTTACGTATACCAACAACCTCAATAAGGCACTCGCCGGAACGGATCTCGAAAAAGCACCCATCGAAGACATCCTTAGGAAGGCAGGCACTGAAAATATGCCGTTGCGCAACAACGCGGGCGGATATTACAACCACAGCCTGTTTTGGGAATCGCTCTCCGGTAAAGGCGGCGGCCAGCCGAAGGATACCTTGGCTTTGGCTATTGCTGCCGATTTCGGGTCTTTTGAAAATTTTAAAACACGATTTACCGAAGAAGCAACGAATCAGTTTGGTTCAGGCTGGGCTTGGCTTGTTGTCGATCAGAACGGAAAATTGCAGGTAACGAGCACGCCAAATCAGGACAACCCTTTAATGCCGGGTGTGCTTGTTTCAGGCAAACCGATTCTTGCCCTCGACGTTTGGGAGCACGCGTATTATATTCAGTATCAGTACAAAAGAAAGAATTATATCGATGCATTTTTCAACCTGATCAATTGGCAGAAAGTCGGGGAGAAGTATGAGGAAGCGATGAAGAAAAGCAGTTAA
- a CDS encoding OmpA family protein: MKIRLFLLLLCCFALPDANAQGRLEVFFDFNKYDINPGAKEKLDRWLSENKNIEVTGIYGYCDWKGTNGYNDTLSLRRVNQIYNYLISNRIAVAAGYETKGFGEDFTQSKIQSENRKVLIVYEPLKPKPEAIQPKTQYQTLTEQVKTAKPGDLIKLENINFFNNSDAVVPKSKPVLAELLCIMEDNPNLKIEIQGHICCQTQGDVNDISTKRAKAVHTYLVRNKISRDRLTFKGYGITRPMHPIPEKNSQEEDDNRRVEILILSN; the protein is encoded by the coding sequence ATGAAAATAAGACTGTTCCTTTTGTTGTTGTGCTGCTTCGCCCTGCCTGACGCCAACGCCCAGGGCCGGCTCGAAGTATTTTTTGATTTCAACAAATACGACATCAACCCCGGGGCAAAAGAAAAACTGGACCGCTGGCTGTCGGAAAACAAGAACATCGAGGTGACCGGAATTTACGGCTATTGCGACTGGAAAGGTACTAATGGCTATAACGATACATTGTCGCTCAGGAGGGTGAACCAGATTTACAATTACCTGATCAGCAACCGTATTGCGGTGGCGGCCGGTTATGAAACCAAGGGCTTCGGCGAGGATTTCACGCAGTCAAAGATACAGTCGGAAAACCGGAAGGTGCTTATCGTATACGAACCCCTAAAGCCAAAACCCGAAGCCATCCAACCGAAAACGCAATACCAGACGCTTACCGAACAGGTTAAGACGGCAAAGCCCGGCGACCTGATAAAATTAGAGAACATCAATTTCTTCAACAACTCTGATGCCGTCGTTCCCAAATCAAAGCCCGTGCTCGCCGAACTGCTTTGCATCATGGAAGACAACCCGAACCTGAAGATCGAAATCCAGGGCCACATCTGCTGCCAGACGCAGGGCGACGTAAACGATATTTCGACGAAGCGTGCCAAGGCGGTGCATACGTACCTGGTGCGCAATAAAATCAGCCGCGACCGACTCACATTCAAGGGGTATGGCATCACGCGGCCAATGCACCCTATCCCTGAAAAAAACAGCCAGGAGGAAGACGATAACCGCCGCGTTGAGATTTTAATCCTTTCCAATTAG
- a CDS encoding glutamine synthetase III — translation MSTLRFQALKEASTRKPVKFEEAGRKSEIFATNVFNDKAMRQFLTQDAYKGVKDAVQHGTKIDRKLADYIAIGMKEWALAKGVTHYTHWFQPLTGATAEKHDAFFETSYDGSDPLEKFGGGQLVQQEPDASSFPNGGIRNTFEARGYTAWDPTSPAFIFGTTLCIPTVFISYTGEALDYKTPLLRALNAVDEAATDVCRYFDKNVKKVTATLGWEQEYFLVDTALANTRPDILMTGRTLLGHTSAKGQQLDDHYFGSIPSRALNYMRELEQECMYLGIPVKTRHNEVAPNQFELAPIFEETNLAVDHNSLLMDVMQKVGERHDFKVLFHEKPFKGVNGSGKHNNWSLATDTGVNLLSPGKTPMSNLQFLSFFINTIKAVNNYESLLRASIATASNDHRLGANEAPPAIISVFIGEQLTKVLAELEGVSSGKLSPEEKTDLKLNVVGKIPDVLLDNTDRNRTSPFAFTGNKFEFRAVGSSANCANAMTTLNAIVAKQLKDFKKEVDALIDGKGLKKDEAIFNVLREYIKTSKDILFEGDGYSDAWEKEAEKRKLSNFKTTPLALKAKISKDALELFEELHIMNHVEVEARYEIELEEYTKKIQIEGRVLGDIAKNHVIPTAIRYQNTLIENVCGLKEIFGNDFQKYGKEQISLIKEISEHIEGINTQVEEMTEARKTANALTDAQQMAEQYCDNVKPYFEVIREHCDKLELLVDDESWTLTKYRELLFTR, via the coding sequence ATGTCAACATTACGTTTTCAGGCTTTAAAAGAAGCATCGACAAGGAAGCCGGTTAAATTTGAAGAGGCAGGCCGTAAATCAGAAATTTTCGCTACCAATGTATTCAACGACAAGGCGATGCGACAATTCCTGACCCAGGATGCTTATAAAGGCGTAAAAGATGCCGTCCAGCATGGAACAAAGATTGACAGGAAGTTGGCTGATTATATTGCCATCGGGATGAAGGAATGGGCGCTTGCAAAAGGCGTCACACATTACACCCATTGGTTCCAGCCTTTGACAGGCGCGACTGCTGAAAAGCATGACGCATTTTTTGAAACATCGTACGACGGCAGCGATCCGCTCGAGAAATTCGGCGGCGGGCAGTTGGTACAACAGGAGCCGGACGCGTCTAGTTTCCCGAATGGCGGCATCCGCAACACATTTGAAGCCCGTGGTTATACCGCCTGGGATCCTACGTCGCCGGCATTCATCTTCGGTACGACATTATGCATTCCCACGGTTTTTATATCTTATACCGGAGAAGCCCTGGATTACAAAACCCCATTATTGAGGGCATTGAATGCAGTAGATGAAGCAGCGACGGACGTGTGCCGCTATTTTGACAAGAATGTAAAGAAAGTCACAGCGACTTTAGGCTGGGAGCAGGAATATTTCCTTGTAGATACGGCTTTAGCGAATACAAGACCGGATATATTAATGACCGGAAGGACGCTTTTGGGCCATACTTCTGCAAAAGGTCAGCAATTAGACGACCATTATTTCGGATCAATCCCTTCAAGGGCTTTGAATTATATGCGCGAACTCGAACAGGAGTGTATGTATCTCGGCATTCCTGTGAAAACGCGCCACAATGAAGTGGCACCGAACCAATTCGAACTCGCCCCGATTTTTGAAGAGACCAACCTCGCGGTAGACCACAACTCGCTGTTGATGGACGTCATGCAGAAGGTGGGCGAACGCCATGACTTCAAGGTACTGTTCCATGAAAAGCCATTTAAAGGCGTTAACGGTTCAGGGAAGCACAACAACTGGTCACTCGCGACCGATACCGGGGTAAACCTGCTGAGTCCGGGTAAAACCCCGATGAGCAACTTACAATTCCTGTCGTTTTTCATCAATACGATTAAGGCGGTAAATAATTATGAGTCGCTGCTCAGGGCTTCCATCGCCACGGCAAGTAACGACCACAGGCTGGGTGCCAACGAGGCGCCGCCGGCCATCATCTCAGTATTTATCGGGGAACAACTCACCAAGGTGCTTGCGGAACTTGAAGGTGTCTCTTCCGGGAAATTATCGCCTGAGGAAAAAACCGACCTGAAGCTGAATGTTGTCGGCAAGATCCCTGATGTGCTTCTGGACAATACCGACAGGAACAGGACTTCGCCATTTGCGTTCACCGGAAATAAATTCGAGTTCCGTGCAGTAGGCTCCTCGGCAAATTGTGCCAACGCAATGACTACGCTCAATGCCATCGTAGCCAAGCAATTGAAGGATTTCAAGAAGGAAGTCGACGCGCTTATTGACGGAAAAGGGCTTAAGAAAGATGAAGCCATTTTCAATGTCCTGCGCGAATACATCAAGACATCAAAGGACATTCTTTTTGAAGGAGACGGTTACAGCGATGCCTGGGAGAAGGAAGCTGAAAAACGCAAACTCAGCAATTTCAAGACAACGCCGCTCGCGTTGAAGGCAAAAATCTCCAAAGACGCGCTTGAGCTTTTTGAAGAGCTGCACATCATGAACCACGTAGAGGTCGAAGCGCGTTACGAAATAGAACTTGAGGAATACACTAAAAAAATCCAGATCGAAGGGCGTGTATTGGGTGATATCGCGAAAAACCATGTGATCCCGACAGCGATCCGTTACCAGAATACACTGATAGAAAACGTCTGCGGACTTAAGGAGATTTTCGGGAATGACTTCCAGAAGTACGGCAAGGAGCAGATTTCGCTGATCAAGGAGATTTCAGAGCACATCGAAGGCATCAATACGCAGGTCGAGGAAATGACCGAAGCGCGTAAAACGGCCAATGCCCTAACCGATGCGCAGCAAATGGCGGAACAATACTGCGACAATGTAAAACCGTATTTTGAAGTAATCCGTGAGCATTGCGACAAGCTGGAATTGCTTGTTGATGATGAGAGTTGGACGCTGACAAAGTACAGGGAGTTGCTTTTTACCAGGTAA